TTAGGAAAGAGAATGACAGAATCGCCAATCTTTTGAATTAGCACATCTGTTCCTTCAAAATTGTATTCTTTGGGCAGACGCACCGCTTGACTGCGTCCATTTTGAAATAATTTAGCTGTTTGCATACCACACCTCCATAATTAATATATACCGTGGTATATATCTTGTCAAACTAAAAATCTCATTTCAGATTTTTGTTTTTGTTATTTACGTC
This window of the Deltaproteobacteria bacterium genome carries:
- a CDS encoding AbrB/MazE/SpoVT family DNA-binding domain-containing protein, whose amino-acid sequence is MQTAKLFQNGRSQAVRLPKEYNFEGTDVLIQKIGDSVILFPKNRVWETFLHGLHGFTDDFMENGREQPQMQERKGL